Proteins co-encoded in one Stomoxys calcitrans chromosome 5, idStoCalc2.1, whole genome shotgun sequence genomic window:
- the LOC106096307 gene encoding heat shock protein 75 kDa, mitochondrial — MSLAARILRFTASSGHKLHLLRNHPPILLRNNLPWRFSAAINARHLSAETSSGSQKIRQTEKIIGTPDKHEFQAETRMLLDIVARSLYSESEVFVRELISNASDALEKFRYTIHTAGENEKEYEGSDRPLEIRIATDKPNMQLIIQDTGIGMTRDELINNLGTIARSGSKKFIEQIREQSSATENSSNIIGQFGVGFYSAFMVADKVEVYTRSSKVNSPGLCWSTDGSGSYEIQEAEGVELGTKIVIHLKPDCREYADEDRIMAVIKKYSNFVGSPIYLNGQKANDIQPVWLMEPKDVSKEQHDEFYRFIGNTFDTPRFVLHYKTDVPLSIRALLYFPEGKPGLFEMTRDGDVGVALYTRKVLIQSKTANLVPKWLRFVKGVVDSEDIPLNLSRELLQNSALIRKLCTVLTSRILRFLIDKSKKEPAEYEAFYKDYGLFLKEGIVTSHDQNEKEDIAKLLRFESSKNKEGNRISLEDYAKNVGEQKDIYYLAAPNRVLAESSPYYESLKKRDVEVLFCYEPYDELVLMQLGMFKSKNLVSVEKEMRRDSSSDATVDYGEGSLLRSQIDELLPWMKEKLNGKVANVKVTTRLDSHPCVVTVEEMAAARHFIKTQSHQLPEENRYALLQPQLEINPKHGIIKKLFALKSSDQELADLLVQQLFINAMVGAGLAEDPRTLLTTMNALLTKALEKC; from the exons ATGTCGTTGGCTGCCCGCATTTTAAGATTTACCGCATCAAGCGGTCATAAATTGCATTTATTACGCAATCATCCTCCTATACTCCTTCGCAACAACTTACCATGGAGATTTTCAG CTGCTATAAATGCACGTCATCTAAGTGCAGAAACATCATCCGGATCTCAAAAAATTCGTCAAACGGAGAAAATTATAGGTACCCCAGATAAGCATGAATTCCAGGCTGAAACAAGAATGTTGTTGGACATTGTGGCCCGTTCGTTGTACTCCGAAAGCGAGGTGTTTGTACGTGAGCTAATTTCCAATGCTAGTGATGCTTTGGAAAAATTTCGCTACACCATACACACAGCCGGTGAAAACGAAAAGGAATATGAAGGTTCCGACCGGCCTTTGGAAATTCGCATAGCAACCGACAAACCAAATATGCAATTAATAATACAGGATACCGGCATTGGCATGACCCGCGATGAGCTTATTAACAATTTGGGTACAATTGCCCGTAGTGGGTCTAAGAAATTCATTGAACAAATACGCGAGCAAAGTTCGGCTACTGAAAATTCTTCCAACATCATTGGTCAATTTGGTGTTGGTTTCTATTCGGCATTTATGGTTGCAGACAAAGTGGAAGTTTATACACGCTCATCTAAGGTGAATTCTCCTGGTTTATGCTGGTCCACTGATGGCTCTGGTAGTTACGAAATTCAGGAGGCAGAAGGTGTGGAACTAGGCACTAAAATTGTTATTCATCTTAAGCCGGATTGCCGTGAATATGCTGACGAGGATCGCATAATGGcagtaataaaaaaatacagcAATTTTGTTGGTTCCCCCATATACTTGAATGGTCAAAAGGCGAATGACATCCAACCTGTGTGGCTGATGGAACCCAAAGATGTCAGCAAGGAGCAGCATGATGAGTTCTATCGTTTTATAGGCAATACATTCGATACACCTAGATTTGTATTGCACTACAAG ACGGACGTGCCACTTAGCATTCGAGCTTTACTATACTTTCCGGAAGGCAAACCGGGTCTGTTTGAAATGACACGGGATGGCGATGTGGGGGTAGCTTTATATACACGAAAAGTTCTAATACAGTCGAAAACGGCAAATTTAGTTCCCAAGTGGTTGCGTTTCGTAAAAGGAGTGGTCGATTCTGAGGATATACCACTTAATCTGAGCAGAGAACTTTTGCAAAATAGTGCACTCATTAG AAAGCTGTGCACAGTGTTGACCAGCAGAATTTTACGCTTCTTAATTGACAAGTCTAAAAAGGAACCTGCAGAGTATGAAGCATTCTACAAGGATTATGGGCTCTTTCTTAAAGAGGGCATCGTGACATCACACGACCAAAATGAAAAAGAGGATATTGCCAAGCTGCTACGTTTTGAATCATCGAAGAACAAAGAGGGAAACCGTATATCTCTGGAGGATTACGCAAAAAATGTGGGGGAACAAAAAGACATCTATTATTTGGCCGCTCCCAATCGTGTTCTGGCCGAATCGTCTCCCTACTATGAAAGTTTGAAAAAACGTGACGTTGAGGTACTATTTTGCTATGAACCATACGATGAACTGGTGTTAATGCAGTTGGGAATGTTCAAAAGTAAAAACCTGGTTTCGGTTGAGAAGGAAATGCGGCGTGATAGCAGCTCAGATGCAACGGTAGATTATGGCGAAGGCAGCCTGTTAAGATCACAAATAGACGAACTGTTGCCATGGATGAAGGAGAAACTAAATGGAAAAGTGGCAAATGTAAAGGTCACTACCAGACTAGACAGTCATCCCTGTGTGGTGACAGTTGAGGAAATGGCGGCAGCTCGTCACTTTATAAAAACACAAAGCCATCAACTACCTGAAGAAAATCGTTATGCCCTTTTGCAGCCACAACTAGAAATAAATCCCAA gcatgggattATTAAGAAGTTGTTTGCACTTAAATCAAGCGATCAGGAATTGGCTGATCTATTAGTTCAACAGCTGTTTATCAATGCAATGGTCGGTGCAGGACTCGCTGAAGATCCACGCACATTGCTGACAACCATGAATGCCCTATTAACGAAAGCTTTAGAGAAGTGTTAA
- the LOC106096270 gene encoding mitochondrial import inner membrane translocase subunit Tim17-B-like — protein MEEYAREPCPFRIVDDCGGAFAMGCIGGGVFQAIKGFRNAPSGMSRRMLGSLSAIKTRSPVIAGNFAVWGGMFSTIDCTLVHFRKKEDPWNSIISGFATGGILAARNGVPAMAGSAIIGGVLLALIEGVGILFTRLSSEQFRNPLPPTEDPSVLGAAGFGQAQPNQGQYQ, from the coding sequence ATGGAAGAATATGCCAGAGAACCCTGCCCTTTCCGGATAGTCGACGATTGTGGCGGTGCATTTGCCATGGGTTGCATAGGTGGTGGTGTATTTCAAGCGATAAAGGGTTTCCGCAATGCTCCTTCTGGCATGAGTCGCAGAATGTTGGGAAGTTTATCCGCCATTAAGACCAGATCACCAGTAATTGCTGGCAATTTCGCTGTGTGGGGTGGTATGTTTAGCACAATCGATTGTACACTGGTACATTTTCGCAAGAAAGAGGATCCCTGGAATTCAATTATAAGTGGATTTGCTACTGGAGGTATATTAGCAGCAAGAAATGGAGTCCCCGCCATGGCAGGCAGCGCAATAATTGGCGGTGTCCTATTGGCATTGATTGAAGGTGTAGGTATTCTATTCACGAGACTTTCGTCCGAACAATTCCGTAATCCCCTACCTCCGACTGAAGATCCCAGCGTGCTAGGCGCTGCCGGGTTTGGTCAAGCACAGCCTAATCAGGGGCAGTATCAATAA